A genome region from Megalobrama amblycephala isolate DHTTF-2021 linkage group LG18, ASM1881202v1, whole genome shotgun sequence includes the following:
- the gpat3 gene encoding glycerol-3-phosphate acyltransferase 3, with protein MEGVWDVAFVLFQVWLSIVVGLIVLPAMFGVSLGFTDIYIKVLVKILEWATLRIQRGQKEQPTLPSQSANGIIEKDDGSMAEEIGELRRSHPKNLAGGDFTLCDVFYFCKKGIENIVEDQVTQRFTSEELASWNLLTRTNNNFRYISVRLTIIWGLGVFIRYCILMPLRITLAAIGLSWLVIGTTIVGLLPNSNAKNWLSDLVHITCYRICARGLSATIRYHNKENRPKKGGICVANHTSPIDIVILANDGCYAMVGQIHGGLMGVIQRSMVRSCPHVWFERSEMKDRHAVAKRLKDHIADKTKLPILIFPEGTCINNTSVMMFKKGSFEIGGTIYPVAIKYDPQFGDAFWNSAKYNMVSYLLRMMTSWAIVCNVWYLPPMTLQDGEDAVHFANRVKSAIANQGGLVDLSWDGGLKREKVKESYKEEQQKMYSSMIVGADCHEASVGPA; from the exons ATGGAAGGTGTTTGGGACGTCGCATTTGTGCTCTTCCAGGTGTGGCTGTCCATAGTAGTGGGGCTCATCGTGTTACCTGCCATGTTTGGTGTGTCCCTGGGGTTCACAGATATCTACATCAAGGTGCTGGTTAAGATACTAGAG TGGGCGACTCTCAGGATCCAAAGAGGACAGAAGGAACAGCCAACACTGCCATCACAGTCAGCCAACG GGATAATCGAAAAAGATGACGGCTCTATGGCGGAGGAGATCGGAGAGCTGCGACGGTCCCATCCCAAAAATCTGGCTGGGGGAGACTTTACTCTGTGTGATGTCTTCTATTTTTGTAAGAAAGGCATTGAGAACATTGTTGAGGATCAGGTGACTCAGCGCTTCACGTCGGAGGAACTGGCTTCCTGGAATCTCCTCACGCGAACCAACAACAACTTTCGCTACATCAGCGTGCGGCTCACCATCATATGGGGCCTGGGAGTTTTTATACgttactgtattttaatgcCTCTCAG GATCACTTTAGCTGCTATCGGATTGAGCTGGTTGGTGATAGGAACTACTATTGTTGGATTGCTTCCTAACAGCAA TGCGAAGAACTGGCTCAGTGATTTGGTTCATATTACATGCTACAGAATATGTGCCAGAGGCCTGTCTGCTACCATCCGCTATCATAATAA AGAGAATCGGCCAAAAAAAGGAGGCATCTGTGTTGCCAACCACACCTCCCCAATTGACATTGTCATTCTTGCGAACGATGGATGTTATGCTATG GTAGGTCAAATTCATGGAGGTCTCATGGGGGTCATCCAGAGGTCAATGGTGAGGTCCTGTCCTCATGTGTGGTTTGAGAGATCCGAGATGAAAGATCGCCATGCGGTTGCCAAAAG ATTGAAAGACCATATTGCTGATAAAACTAAGCTGCCAATTCTGATCTTCCCAGAGG GAACTTGCATTAATAATACATCAGTCATGATGTTCAAGAAGGGAAGCTTTGAAATTGGTGGAACTATATACCCAGTTGCAATCAAG TATGACCCTCAGTTTGGAGATGCCTTCTGGAACAGTGCCAAGTACAACATGGTGAGCTACCTCCTCAGAATGATGACAAGCTGGGCCATTGTGTGCAACGTGTGGTACCTCCCACCAATGACCCTACAG GACGGAGAGGATGCTGTTCATTTTGCTAACAGAGTGAAATCAGCAATTGCCAATCAGGGTGGACTGGTGGATTTGTCCTG GGATGGAggactgaagagagaaaaggTCAAGGAGTCATACAAGGAGGAGCAACAGAAGATGTACAGCAGTATGATCGTAGGCGCGGACTGTCACGAAGCCTCCGTTGGTCCCGCGTAA
- the abraxas1 gene encoding BRCA1-A complex subunit Abraxas 1, with amino-acid sequence MEEFNTTVRISGFVLSSLMFHHLNSDADVEGLILGESVGEENCRITDSQIDHIQFEHTINIQKHIPCHKLHSFYSNVGDVSEQKIRQILSDYKKENVIGWYRQRRNTRQQMTFMEQVIHQNMRKILSNQELVFLLLTPSQATASGSTHRLEFSAFLWHSNQYNNIPILVSNLGNLEQQDYWRVSGTCPSLGQSQAVNQHRTKFFCSGDDLKEVRNVSDMNDALLAEMQKVCEEVEKGERAVEKLQEDIAQLKEAIRKQKKSSEKNETQKCASPEEPKENIPLCSALRTLFPDAPSLRTQTLTVQGFPVLELCCNSDHNIDIPTKLPLILENQYTRRKDVAPRLRKKCLAAGFPQRLKRKRKSNDISKSASESGSDTEIEMNGQSRSNSPVF; translated from the exons ATGGAGGAATTCAACACAACTGTCCGTATATCGGGTTTCGTGTTGAGTTCACTGATGTTTCATCATTTGAACAGTGATGCGGATGTG GAAGGTCTTATTCTTGGAGAGAGTGTAGGAGAGGAGAACTGTAGGATCACAGACTCACAAATTGATCACATACAGTTTGAGCACACTATAA aTATTCAAAAACACATCCCTTGTCACAAACTGCATAG CTTCTACAGTAATGTTGGCGATGTAAGCGAGCAGAAAATAAGACAAATTTTGTCCGATTACAAAAAG GAGAATGTGATTGGGTGGTACAGACAACGAAGAAACACCAGACAGCAAATGACCTTCATGGAACAAGTGATTCATCAGAATATGAGAAAGATTCTGTCCAATCAGGAACTTGTTTTCTTGCTGCTCACACCCTCTCAGGCAACAGCTTCAGGCTCCACACATCGCCTCGAGTTCTCAGCTTTCTTATGGCACAGCAA CCAGTACAACAATATCCCCATCTTGGTGAGCAACCTGGGAAACCTTGAACAACAAGACTACTGGAGAGTGTCAGGCACATGTCCATCTTTAGGACAGAGTCAAGCTGTAAATCAACACAG GACCAAATTCTTCTGCTCAGGGGATGACTTAAAAGAGGTCAGAAATGTCAGCGACATGAATGATGCTTTATTAGCAGAAATGCAG AAAGTGTGTGAGGAAGTGGAGAAGGGTGAAAGAGCAGTTGAGAAACTTCAAGAAGACATCGCGCAACTAAAGGAGGCGATCAGAAAACAGAAGAAATCCTCAGAGAAAAATGAAA CCCAAAAATGTGCCTCTCCAGAAGAACCCAAAGAGAACATACCTCTGTGCTCAGCTCTGAGAACTCTCTTCCCCGATGCGCCCTCTTTACGGACACAAACCCTCACTGTTCAGGGCTTCCCCGTATTAGAACTGTGCTGTAATTCTGACCATAACATTGATATTCCCACTAAGCTGCCTCTGATTCTGGAGAATCAATATACCAGGAGGAAGGACGTAGCCCCCAGACTCAGGAAAAAATGCCTCGCTGCTGGTTTTCCTCAGAGACTTAAAAGGAAGAGGAAATCGAATGATATCAGCAAGTCAGCCTCTGAGAGCGGGTCAGATACAGAGATTGAGATGAATGGACAGAGCAGAAGTAACTCTCCTGtcttttaa
- the mrps18c gene encoding 28S ribosomal protein S18c, mitochondrial, with protein MFALSFSRLLLQALPKQPVTPRATAQCIRSLTTSQQDPPKKDDMPIKMENPYKQPPKTCILCNVTVDFKNVQLLSQFISPHTGRVYGRHITGLCGRKQKEVSKAIKKARSMGFMSVTLKDPQFMKDPDIVGIKHFE; from the exons ATGTTTGCCCTTTCTTTTAGTCGCCTGTTATTACAGGCTCTTCCCAAGCAACCAGTCACACCTAGGGCTACAG CACAATGCATCAGAAGTCTGACAACATCTCAACAAGATCCGCCTAAGAAAGATGATATG CCCATCAAAATGGAAAACCCTTACAAACAACCCCCTAAAACCTGCATCCTGTGCAATGTAACTGTAGACTTCAAAAACGTTCAG CTGTTGTCTCAGTTCATTTCACCACACACAGGCAGAGTATACGGCAGACACATAACAG GCTTGTGTGGTCGAAAGCAGAAGGAGGTATCGAAGGCAATAAAAAAAGCTCGTTCAATGG GTTTTATGTCAGTCACTCTGAAGGACCCACAGTTTATGAAAGACCCTGATATTGTTGGTATCAAACACTTTGAATAG
- the helq gene encoding helicase POLQ-like, giving the protein MYTDNHIHDIVVKRNTSSSRKRSRDGIRSHITPAKKRSSFTSTKCTSGEGHTYAEDMTENKGTELCCSDNEDLFEGYDSIVGDSSFLAKLEDVELQMRQCHDQQTPNPCEDDLSDSILAEDFRDSPPRALPSSQIEFQKAVTTPHKSLSRGAYNTSTPDLMNPRPAVNHADLNVKKPPSKARRSMKDHLKKVLIDNAAASSTVSKTVQQKEAVMTEEMSFAMQAMESISAEGDLGPFFGLPSKVKDLILRLKGIQDLYDWQKTCLSLDSVQQRRNLIYSLPTSGGKTLVAEILIFKELLCRKKDALLILPYISLVQEKVRGLSSFGIELDFMVEEYAGSKGKFPPVKRRNKNTLYITTIEKGHSLVNSLIENDRIDNIGLLVVDELHMLGDGSRGAILEMTLSKILYMSKSTQIIGMSATLGNVRDLQTFLNAENYSNDFRPVELKEYVKIKDSIYEVDPKEETCFSFSRLLDFKYSSGMQKMDPDHIIALATEVIPQQSCLIFCATKKNCENLAGMICKYLNKEFLKHKKAEKDTLLGELKSSGNGSLCPVLQKTVPFGLAYHHSGLTSDERKLVEEAYSSGVLCLLTCTSTLAAGINLPARRVILRSPYVAAEFLKRSQYKQMVGRAGRAGIDVMGESILILQDKDINMAKNLLSAPMEKCYSNLLHDGGRGLLSLVLSLIGLKITTTVEQVRDFMKGTLLSVQEAQVSPERSLWDLTVESIETLKKKSLIEASADVHNETILQITRLGRATFKGSVDLNYCDLLYRDLSKGLEGLLLNSFLHLVYLVTPYDMVNQCKPDWMIYFRQFTNLSAAEQKMATAVGVPESFVARKAAGQSVRKSVDIVVVNRLYLALVLYSLLKETNLWNVSDRFQLTRGFVQSLLSSASAFGSSVLHFTEELEEFWAYKSLLSELTRRLTYCVQAELIPLMEVAGVMEHRAKQLYNAGYKTLAHLANADPQILVRTIENLFKRQANQIIASAKMLIKEKAEALQEEVDDLLMLPSDLPSL; this is encoded by the exons ATGTATACTGACAACCACATACACGACATTGTGGTAAAACGCAACACTTCGTCCTCAAGAAAAAGATCAAGGGATGGCATAAGAAGTCACATCACTCCAGCCAAGAAGCGGTCCAGTTTCACGTCAACAAAATGCACTTCCGGTGAAGGACACACTTATGCTGAAGACATGACTGAGAATAAAGGCACAGAGCTG TGCTGCAGTGACAATGAGGACTTATTTGAGGGTTATGACAGCATTGTGGGTGACAGCTCCTTTCTGGCTAAGCTTGAAGATGTAGAGCTCCAGATGAGGCAGTGTCATGATCAGCAGACTCCAAACCCCTGTGAGGATGATCTTTCAGACTCTATCTTAGCAGAGGATTTCAGAGACTCACCACCGAGAGCTTTGCCAAGCTCTCAAATTGAATTTCAAAAAGCTGTCACAACCCCACACAAAAGCCTTTCCAGGGGTGCATATAACACCTCTACTCCTGATTTGATGAATCCCAGGCCAGCTGTCAATCATGCAGATCTCAATGTTAAAAAGCCACCCTCAAAAGCCAGAAGAAGCATgaaagatcatcttaagaaagTACTGATAGATAATGCAGCAGCATCCAGCACCGTCTCCAAGACTGTACAACAAAAGGAAGCTGTGATGACTGAAGAAATGAGTTTTGCCATGCAGGCCATGGAGTCCATATCAGCTGAGGGGGACCTGGGCCCTTTTTTTGGTCTCCCATCCAAAGTTAAAGACCTTATTTTGAGGTTAAAGGGAATCCAGGACTTGTATG ATTGGCAGAAAACATGTTTGAGTCTGGATTCGGTGCAACAAAGGAGAAATCTCATTTATTCTTTACCAACAAGTGGAGGGAAGACTCTAGTAGCAGAGATTCTTATATTTAAAGAGCTCTTGTGTAGAAAGAAAGATGCCCTGCTTATTTTGCCATACATATCCTTGGTTCAGGAAAAG GTTCGAGGGTTGTCTAGCTTTGGAATTGAGTTGGACTTCATGGTCGAGGAGTATGCTGGCAGTAAAGGGAAGTTTCCTCCAGTCAAGAGAAGAAATAAAAACACTCTGTACATCACTACCATTGAGAAGGGACACAGTCTTGTCAATTCACTAATTGAAAATGACCGTATAGACAATATCGGCCTGCTTGTTGTGGATGAG CTCCATATGCTTGGTGATGGGAGCAGGGGGGCAATTCTTGAAATGACTTTGTCAAAGATTCTGTATATGAGCA AATCAACTCAAATTATCGGTATGAGTGCTACTCTAGGCAACGTGAGAGATCTTCAGACCTTCCTGAATGCTGAAAACTACTCCAATGACTTTAGACCT GTTGAGCTGAAAGAGTATGTAAAAATAAAGGATAGCATATATGAAGTTGATCCAAAGGAAGAGACATGCTTCAGTTTCTCACGTCTCCTGGATTTCAAG TACTCCAGTGGAATGCAGAAGATGGACCCTGACCACATCATAGCTCTGGCAACTGAAGTCATCCCACAGCAGTCCTGCCTCATTTTCTGTGCCACCAAGAAGAACTGCGAGAATCTAGCTGGAATGATCTGCAAGTATTTAAATAA GGAGTTTCTAAAACACAAGAAGGCAGAGAAAGACACACTTCTGGGTGAACTGAAGAGCAGTGGGAATGGATCCTTGTGTCCTGTGCTGCAGAAGACTGTGCCCTTTGGCCTGGCCTACCACCACAGTGGCCTGACTAGTGATGAGAGGAAGCTGGTGGAAGAAGCCTATTCCTCAGGGGTGCTCTGCCTCCTCACATGCACCTCTACTCTTGCTGCTGGCATCAACCTCCCTGCACGAAG GGTTATTCTGAGGTCCCCATATGTAGCTGCAGAGTTTTTAAAGAGAAGTCAATACAAACAGATGGTTGGCAGAGCAGGACGAGCAGGTATCGATGTCATGGGAGAGAGTATCCTGATCCTGCAGGACAAAGATATAAATATG GCCAAAAATCTATTGTCTGCACCAATGGAGAAGTGTTATAGTAACCTGCTGCACGATGGAGGGAGGGGCCTTCTCAGTCTCGTCCTGTCACTCATTGGCCTGAAA ATAACTACAACTGTAGAACAAGTGAGGGATTTCATGAAAGGCACGCTGCTTAGTGTGCAGGAGGCTCAGGTCAGTCCAGAGAGGAGTCTGTGGGATCTTACAGTTGAATCTATAGAGACACTGAAGAAGAAGAGCCTCATTGAAGCCTCTGCTGATGTACATAATGAAACCATTCTCCAAATCACCAGGCTTGGAAGAGCAACATTCAAAG GTTCAGTGGACCTAAACTACTGTGATCTGCTCTACCGAGACTTATCGAAGGGGCTGGAGGGTTTACTCCTCAATAGTTTTCTTCACTTAGTCTATCTGGTTACTCCATATGACATGGTGAATCAATGCAAGCCGGATTGGATGATCTACTTCAGACAG TTTACAAATTTGTCAGCTGCTGAGCAGAAGATGGCCACTGCAGTCGGAGTGCCTGAAAGTTTTGTGGCTAGAAAGGCAGCAGGACAGAGCGTGAGGAAG TCTGTGGACATTGTGGTAGTGAATAGGTTGTATCTGGCCCTAGTGCTGTACTCCCTACTGAAGGAGACAAACCTGTGGAACGTGTCCGATAGGTTCCAGCTGACTAGAGGCTTTGTTCAGTCTCTCCTCAGCTCAGCTTCTGCCTTTGGGTCCTCTGTGCTGCACTTCACTGAG GAGCTGGAGGAGTTTTGGGCCTACAAGTCTCTTCTCTCAGAGCTGACCCGTAGATTGACTTACTGTGTGCAGGCTGAGCTCATTCCACTCATGGAGGTGGCTGGAGTCATGGAG CATCGTGCTAAGCAGCTATATAACGCTGGTTACAAGACACTGGCGCATCTTGCCAACGCAGATCCACAAATTCTGGTCAGAACTATTGAAAACCTCTTCAAGAGACAAGCCAATCAAATTATTGCATCAGCAAAA ATGTTAATAAAAGAGAAAGCGGAGGCCTTGCAGGAGGAGGTGGATGATCTGCTTATGCTGCCATCTGATCTCCCATCGTTGTAA
- the hpse gene encoding heparanase: MKSAATAVSTIVALVLFRALCGDAKTVISVDDVQSVRVDLDLSNVARKVDERFLSVAIDASLIAEEKFMNLLNSPKLRTLAKALIPAFLRFGGTKQDFMKFNPRGRYFQARENSSTSVLGNVCKRLELPPLLENRLKQEWVLQSKTLLQEELEGKYKKTKFSEYAVDLLYAFANCSGLDLIFGLNALLRTSENTWDSSNAELLLKYCESRQYVMSWELGNEPNSYEKKAGIRVDGYQLGQDFVHLHQILQESMIYNSTGLYGPDISQPRDHRKDLLTGFLETGAEAITACTWHHYYVNGRDTSLEDFLDPHVLDTLATKINEVLETVESVSPGKKIWLGETSSAYGGGAVGLSDTFVAGFMWLDKLGLAAKLGVDVVIRQVLIGSGTYHLVDDNLDPLPDYWLSLLYKRLVGTEVLKAEVLTNSGPKKAIRVYLHCANRKSTHYRQGAVTLFALNLNKNEATISLPAHLANGTIEAFVLQSAEASEHSLYSRSVKLNGEVLKMVDDRTLPPLEGHGLQPGEHIKLPGFSFAFYVLIEARAPVCK; this comes from the exons ATGAAGTCTGCAGCCACAGCAGTTTCCACGATTGTCGCTCTTGTTTTGTTTCGCGCATTGTGTGGCGACGCCAAAACAGTGATATCTGTCGATGATGTTCAGTCCGTTCGCGTTGATCTGGATCTGTCCAATGTGGCCCGAAAGGTGgatgaaaggtttctctccgtGGCTATAGATGCGAGTTTAATAGCCGAGGAGAAGTTCATGAACCTACTGAA TTCACCAAAGTTAAGAACCCTTGCCAAAGCCTTGATCCCAGCGTTTCTGCGATTTGGAGGTACCAAACAAGATTTTATGAAATTCAACCCACGTGGAAGATATTTTCAAGCAAGAGAAAACAGCAGCACATCTGTTCTAG GAAATGTATGTAAGAGACTCGAATTGCCACCATTGCTGGAAAATCGGTTAAAGCAAGAATGGGTCCTACAGTCAAAGACATTACTTCAGGAGGAACTAGAGGGAAAATACAAAAAGACGAAATTCTCTG AATATGCTGTGGACTTGCTGTATGCCTTTGCAAACTGCTCTGGTTTGGACCTCATCTTTGGTTTGAACGCTTTGCTCCGAACCAGTGAAAACACATGGGACAGCTCGAATGCAGAACTGCTGTTGAAGTACTGTGAGTCCAGGCAGTATGTGATGTCCTGGGAGCTGGGGAATG AACCCAACAGCTATGAGAAAAAAGCTGGAATCAGAGTGGATGGGTACCAGCTCGGTCAGGATTTTGTCCATTTGCATCAAATCCTTCAGGAATCCATGATCTACAACTCAACAGGTCTATATGGACCAGATATTAGTCAGCCACGAGATCACCGCAAAGATTTGTTAACTGG GTTTTTGGAGACTGGAGCAGAGGCCATTACCGCATGCACCTGGCACCA CTATTATGTGAATGGCAGAGACACATCTTTAGAGGATTTCCTTGACCCTCATGTGCTTGATACTCTGGCAACAAAAATTAACGAGGTCCTCGAG ACCGTTGAATCTGTTTCTCCTGGGAAGAAGATTTGGCTGGGAGAGACGAGCTCGGCATATGGTGGAGGCGCTGTTGGTCTATCAGACACATTTGTAGCTGGTTTTAT gtgGCTGGACAAACTGGGACTTGCTGCTAAGCTTGGTGTGGATGTTGTTATCAGACAGGTGTTAATTGGTTCCGGCACGTACCATTTAGTGGATGATAATCTAGATCCCCTTCCA GATTACTGGCTATCATTGCTATACAAACGACTTGTTGGCACAGAGGTCTTAAAAGCAGAAGTTCTTACGAATTCTGGACCAAAGAAAGCAATACGGGTATACCTCCACTGCGCTAACAGAAAAAG TACACATTACAGACAAGGTGCTGTGACCTTATTTGCCTTAAACCTAAACAAAAATGAAGCCACGATTAGTCTGCCCGCCCATTTGGCCAACGGCACCATTGAAGCATTTGTGCTACAGTCAGCTGAGGCCAGTGAACACAGCCTTTATTCCAG GTCAGTCAAATTGAATGGAGAAGTGCTAAAGATGGTGGATGACCGAACACTTCCTCCATTGGAGGGACATGGGCTGCAACCTGGAGAACACATTAAGCTGCCTGGGTTCTCATTTGCATTCTATGTTCTGATTGAAGCACGAGCTCCGGTATGCAAATGA